One window from the genome of Aricia agestis chromosome 22, ilAriAges1.1, whole genome shotgun sequence encodes:
- the LOC121738016 gene encoding zinc finger protein 878-like: MMRNSSILHKILINQYDFCCLCLNQINIKLRIEDEVLLKNDQGELSIRILDVLQHVLGEDICNIVSTFQGLCKMCANTAIKCYTFLIKAKENCKILKNYVEGLSEKLNNTGNYYSRSNSLFITYDSQNNIFEKFFDVCKIDFVSAATKRLNTLLQDTKIEVKSEPNIHYELNQFDVKKKKRKHYVDSVKLKTRDMLCNKNDASTLKCKICMRVYPCLSNLRNHFIRVHAPKKYKCTICSKKFGSLSLVEAHEDESHCKLICKDCGKTFSNRHSLKVHEVGHYLRIVCPDCGRVYKSRTTYKKHKDLDICSQKSRASSENAKFTCDYCNKRYTQKVSLRVHIQYEHGNYKSHECKWCKKKFFAPSRLKAHIVTHTQEKKYSCTTCGGKFVSKESLLYHTRTHTGEKPFKCEFCDKRFLSASRRTDHRKRHHPTQSFQCKICDAKYNTWTCLQKHMKSHVDQSTETVDTANDL, translated from the exons ATGATGCGTAACAGTAGCATTCTACATAAGATCCTCATAAATCAGTATGATTTTTGTTGCTTATGCCttaatcaaataaatattaaattaagaatagAAGATgaagttttgttaaaaaatgatCAGGGAGAGCTTTCGATAAGAATATTGGATGTTCTGCAACATGTTCTTGGAGAAGAC atatgCAACattgtatctacttttcaaggATTATGCAAGATGTGTGCCAATACTGCGATTAAATGttacacatttttaattaagGCTAAGGAAAATTGTAAAATTCTCAAAAACTATGTTGAAGGTTTGTCGGAGAAACTAAATAATACTGGTAACTATTATAGCAGATCGAATTCATTGTTTATCACATATGATtcccaaaataatattttcgaaAAATTCTTTGATGTATGTAAAATAGATTTCGTATCAGCTGCAACAAAAAGGCTGAATACTTTGTTACAAGACACCAAAATAGAAGTGAAAAGTGAGCCCAACATACATTACGAACTAAATCAGTTTGatgttaagaaaaaaaagagaaaaCACTATGTCGATTcggtaaaattaaaaacaagagacatgttatgtaataaaaatgatgCAAGCACACTAAAATGTAAGATATGTATGAGAGTATATCCATGCCTctctaacttaagaaatcatTTCATAAGAGTGCATGCACCAAAGAAATATAAGTGCACAATCTGCAGTAAGAAATTTGGTTCCTTATCTTTAGTTGAAGCACACGAAGACGAAAGCCATTGCAAGTTAATTTGCAAGGATTGCGGGAAGACCTTTAGTAATCGTCACTCATTAAAAGTCCATGAAGTTGGACATTATTTGCGTATAGTGTGCCCTGACTGTGGAAGAGTATATAAAAGTCGGACGACTtataaaaaacacaaagatTTAGATATATGCAGCCAAAAAAGCAGAGCGTCATCCGAAAATGCTAAATTCACATGTGATTATTGCAACAAAAGGTATACGCAAAAAGTGTCCCTCCGTGTTCACATACAGTACGAACATGGGAACTACAAAAGTCACGAGTGTAAGTGGTGTAAAAAGAAGTTCTTCGCTCCAAGCAGGCTAAAAGCTCATATAGTTACGCATACGCAAGAGAAGAAATACAGTTGCACAACTTGTGGTGGCAAATTTGTTTCAAAGGAGTCCTTATTATATCATACGAGAACTCATACTGGCGAAAAACCTTTCAAATGCGAGTTTTGTGATAAACGTTTTCTATCTGCCTCACGAAGAACTGATCATAGAAAACGTCACCATCCCACACAATCATTTCAATGTAAAATCTGTGATGCTAAGTATAATACATGGACATGTTTACAAAAACACATGAAATCCCATGTAGATCAAAGCACTGAAACAGTTGATACAGCAAATGATCTCTGA